A window of Amycolatopsis australiensis contains these coding sequences:
- a CDS encoding helix-turn-helix transcriptional regulator, producing the protein MTETKLLPAGTVTILCAGDAPAAAFATPEAALATLTGGPAALHTGEAWLRDDGTPTGPAVRRCELLRELADDRTLVSAPAAAALDGVTLHDLGVHRLADLTAPERIFQLGGTPAPLRSLGAVPHNLPVQLTGFVGRETEAREAGARLAGGRLVTLAGPGGSGKTRLAAQVAAAAAARWPDGVWWAELDAVTGRAEVAELVAATLGVPVEPRAGAARSVANRLRDRRVLLCLDNCEQVLDGVADLVVELLRSCPEVAVLATSREPVGVPGETVWRVPPLAVEDAVALFVERAAAVRPLFTLDGSSAAAVRSVCTRLDGIPLAVELAAAWLGTLTPHQVDAGLDDRFALLTRGPRGVPERQQTLEASIAWSHDQLTAQDRAVFRRLAVFAGGFTLDAAGGPAVLPSLGRLVDKSLVVAEDGRYRLLETLREYAAARLAEAGETEAARDRHLDHFLAFAEAAEPGLDRDKDAWRARMEPERDNFRAALEWGLAQDDPTRGRRLAAAVAWLWNLRGRGHEGLAFLKRAVARCPDERSVLQARLLTGMGLVADTTAPFDVEAARQGLDLATELGETRLRARCLSLTALGHLYTDFDAAWDIALEAGKAAESDSFARDSALLLRGISLHARDRHGEADPLLAEAAEGLLARGDRGLASTVLSVQSASALAAADLPRARELAERAVEVAAPLGDFHRVNTTLCRLAMVHCLAGDVDAGFRVMDPFRKLVSAAGDVFVPGMAGVLGELYWRRGELTEAERWFAREAVPGTYMAAQGLAQRGAVLRALGRRAEAAEVVATAVDLTRRWGLPSALADALDQQGYLAAPEEAAELHHEALTLRLDHGLRLGVLAGLDALTAVLARTGREADAARVLVSASRARAELGFPRRPGDQAELDALGLTTDEEPMSLDDVVAFVRRTRGARGRPSSGWGSLTPTELAVVKLAAGGCTNPEIGARLFMSRGTVKTHLAHVYAKLGIANRTELATIAAAHRG; encoded by the coding sequence CCGCCTTCGCGACGCCCGAAGCGGCGCTCGCGACGCTGACCGGCGGCCCCGCCGCGCTCCACACCGGCGAGGCCTGGCTCCGCGACGACGGCACGCCGACCGGGCCCGCCGTCCGGCGCTGCGAGCTGCTGCGCGAGCTGGCCGACGACCGGACGCTCGTCTCCGCCCCGGCCGCGGCCGCCCTCGACGGCGTCACCCTGCACGACCTCGGCGTCCACCGGCTGGCCGACCTCACCGCGCCGGAGCGGATCTTCCAGCTCGGCGGGACTCCGGCGCCGCTGCGCTCGCTCGGCGCCGTGCCGCACAACCTCCCGGTGCAGCTCACCGGGTTCGTCGGCCGCGAAACCGAGGCCCGCGAAGCCGGCGCCCGGCTCGCGGGCGGACGGCTCGTCACGCTCGCCGGGCCGGGCGGCAGCGGCAAGACGCGGCTGGCCGCGCAGGTCGCGGCCGCGGCGGCGGCACGGTGGCCCGACGGGGTGTGGTGGGCGGAGCTGGACGCCGTCACCGGGCGCGCCGAGGTCGCCGAGCTGGTCGCCGCGACGCTCGGCGTGCCGGTGGAGCCGCGAGCCGGCGCCGCCCGCTCGGTCGCGAACCGGCTGCGCGACCGGCGCGTGCTGCTCTGCCTCGACAACTGCGAACAGGTCCTCGACGGCGTCGCCGACCTCGTCGTCGAACTGCTCCGCTCCTGCCCCGAGGTCGCGGTGCTGGCGACCAGCCGCGAACCCGTCGGCGTGCCGGGCGAGACGGTGTGGCGGGTGCCGCCGCTGGCCGTCGAGGACGCCGTCGCGCTGTTCGTCGAACGGGCGGCCGCGGTGCGGCCACTGTTCACTTTGGACGGTTCCAGCGCGGCCGCCGTCCGGTCGGTCTGCACCCGGCTCGACGGCATCCCGCTGGCCGTCGAGCTGGCCGCGGCGTGGCTGGGCACCCTGACGCCGCACCAGGTCGACGCCGGCCTCGACGACCGGTTCGCCCTGCTCACCCGCGGCCCGCGCGGGGTGCCGGAACGGCAGCAGACCCTCGAAGCCTCGATCGCCTGGAGCCACGACCAGCTCACCGCCCAAGACCGGGCGGTGTTCCGCCGGCTCGCCGTCTTCGCGGGCGGGTTCACGCTCGACGCGGCCGGTGGCCCGGCCGTGCTGCCGTCGCTGGGCCGGCTGGTCGACAAGTCCCTCGTCGTCGCCGAAGACGGGCGCTACCGGCTGCTGGAGACGCTGCGCGAGTACGCGGCGGCCCGGCTGGCCGAGGCGGGGGAGACCGAGGCCGCGCGCGACCGCCACCTCGACCACTTCCTCGCGTTCGCCGAAGCCGCCGAGCCCGGCCTCGACCGAGACAAGGACGCCTGGCGGGCGCGGATGGAGCCGGAGCGGGACAACTTCCGCGCGGCGCTGGAGTGGGGGCTGGCCCAGGACGATCCCACGCGGGGCCGCCGGCTCGCCGCCGCCGTCGCGTGGCTGTGGAACCTGCGGGGCCGCGGCCACGAGGGCCTGGCGTTCCTGAAGCGGGCCGTCGCGCGGTGCCCGGACGAGCGGTCGGTGCTGCAGGCCCGGCTGCTCACCGGCATGGGACTGGTCGCGGACACGACCGCGCCGTTCGACGTCGAAGCCGCGCGGCAGGGCCTGGACCTGGCCACCGAACTCGGCGAGACGCGGCTACGCGCGCGCTGTCTGTCGCTGACCGCGCTCGGCCACCTGTACACGGACTTCGACGCGGCTTGGGACATCGCGCTCGAAGCCGGGAAAGCCGCGGAGTCCGACAGCTTCGCCCGCGACAGCGCGTTGCTGCTGCGCGGGATCAGCCTCCACGCGCGAGACCGGCACGGCGAAGCCGATCCGTTGCTCGCCGAAGCGGCCGAAGGCCTCCTGGCCCGGGGTGACCGGGGCCTGGCGTCGACTGTCCTCAGTGTCCAGTCGGCGAGCGCGCTGGCCGCGGCGGACCTGCCGCGGGCACGCGAACTCGCCGAGCGGGCGGTCGAGGTCGCCGCGCCGCTCGGCGACTTCCACCGGGTCAACACGACGCTGTGCCGGCTGGCGATGGTGCACTGCCTGGCCGGCGACGTCGACGCGGGGTTCCGGGTGATGGACCCGTTCCGGAAACTGGTTTCGGCCGCCGGGGACGTCTTCGTGCCGGGCATGGCGGGCGTGCTGGGCGAGCTGTACTGGCGCCGCGGCGAGCTTACGGAGGCCGAGCGCTGGTTCGCGCGCGAAGCCGTGCCCGGGACGTACATGGCGGCGCAGGGGCTCGCCCAGCGCGGTGCCGTGCTGCGCGCGCTCGGCCGGCGTGCGGAGGCCGCGGAGGTCGTCGCCACCGCCGTCGACCTGACCCGCCGCTGGGGCCTGCCCTCGGCGCTGGCCGACGCACTCGATCAGCAGGGGTACCTGGCCGCGCCGGAGGAGGCCGCCGAGCTGCACCACGAGGCGTTGACGCTCCGCCTCGACCACGGCCTGCGCCTGGGCGTCCTGGCCGGCCTGGACGCGCTGACCGCGGTCCTCGCCCGCACCGGCCGTGAGGCCGACGCCGCCCGGGTGCTCGTCTCGGCGTCCCGGGCCCGCGCCGAGCTGGGCTTCCCCCGCCGCCCGGGCGATCAGGCCGAGCTGGACGCGCTCGGCCTGACGACGGACGAGGAGCCGATGAGCCTCGACGACGTCGTCGCGTTCGTCCGCCGGACGCGAGGCGCGCGCGGCCGCCCGTCGAGCGGCTGGGGGAGCCTGACCCCGACCGAGCTGGCGGTCGTGAAGCTGGCGGCCGGGGGCTGCACGAACCCGGAGATCGGCGCGCGGCTGTTCATGAGCCGCGGCACGGTGAAGACGCACCTGGCGCACGTCTACGCGAAGCTGGGCATCGCGAACCGCACGGAGCTGGCCACGATCGCGGCCGCCCACCGCGGCTGA
- a CDS encoding SDR family oxidoreductase, whose product MTLRKNILITGASSGLGEGMARRFAAEGRNLALCARRTERLENLAKELEAAHPGIKVVTRTLDVTDHDRVFAVFAEFRAELGSLDRVIVNAGLGKGQPVGKGRFDANRQTLEVNFVAAAAQIEAAAGIFREQGAGHLVVISSFSAIRGLPGNLTAYAASKAGISAFADGTRHELRRKGIKVTDVRPGYIESEMNDRIGRNPLLAKADSGARALVKAIESEPARAYVPAWPWVPLSLVMRAVPGSLLRKFA is encoded by the coding sequence ATGACGCTCCGGAAGAACATCCTGATCACCGGCGCGAGCAGCGGGCTCGGCGAAGGCATGGCCCGCCGGTTCGCCGCGGAGGGCCGCAACCTGGCGTTGTGCGCCCGCCGCACCGAACGCCTCGAGAACCTCGCGAAGGAGCTGGAAGCCGCGCACCCGGGGATCAAGGTCGTCACGCGCACGCTCGACGTCACCGACCACGACCGCGTGTTCGCCGTCTTCGCCGAATTCCGCGCCGAGCTGGGGTCCCTCGACCGGGTGATCGTGAACGCCGGGCTCGGCAAGGGGCAGCCGGTCGGCAAGGGCCGCTTCGACGCCAACCGCCAGACGCTGGAGGTCAACTTCGTCGCCGCGGCCGCCCAGATCGAGGCGGCCGCCGGGATCTTCCGCGAGCAGGGCGCCGGGCACCTGGTGGTGATCTCGTCGTTCAGCGCGATCCGCGGGCTGCCGGGCAACCTGACCGCGTACGCCGCGTCGAAGGCCGGGATCTCGGCGTTCGCCGACGGCACCCGGCACGAGCTGCGCCGCAAGGGCATCAAGGTCACCGACGTCCGGCCCGGCTACATCGAGTCGGAGATGAACGACCGGATCGGCCGCAACCCGTTGCTGGCCAAGGCCGACAGCGGCGCCCGCGCCCTGGTCAAGGCGATCGAGTCCGAGCCCGCTCGCGCGTACGTCCCGGCGTGGCCGTGGGTGCCGCTGAGCCTCGTGATGCGGGCGGTGCCGGGTTCGCTGCTGCGGAAGTTCGCGTGA
- a CDS encoding phosphotransferase family protein encodes MNAAGEVCAEDAFDVAAVHEWLRTKVDGLGAEPPRVRQYPGGASNLTYLLTYPDRELILRRPPAGRKAASAHDMRREYRVQHALKPVFPYVPEMIAFGDDPAVLGGDFYVMAKLDGLILRGDLPAGLELSPERARELSGKVVDRLVDLHAVDVEAAGLADLGKGAGYVSRQIRGWSDRYVAARTDNVGDFAEVRAWLADNQPAEVRICLIHNDYRLDNLVLDGPSTLNITGVLDWEMATLGDPLMELGSTLAYWVQADDDEVMRAGRRQPTHLPGMLTREEFVARYAGKTGLAVGDWRFYEVYGLFRLAAVLQQLYRRYHDGATRNPAFKDFWQFVGYLDWRCREIIAKGRG; translated from the coding sequence GTGAACGCCGCGGGCGAGGTCTGCGCGGAGGACGCCTTCGACGTCGCCGCGGTGCACGAGTGGCTGCGCACGAAGGTCGACGGCCTCGGCGCCGAGCCGCCGCGCGTCCGGCAGTATCCCGGCGGCGCGTCGAACCTCACCTACCTGCTGACCTACCCGGACCGCGAGCTGATCCTGCGCCGCCCGCCCGCCGGGCGCAAAGCCGCCTCGGCGCACGACATGCGGCGCGAGTACCGCGTGCAGCACGCGCTCAAGCCGGTGTTCCCGTACGTCCCGGAGATGATCGCGTTCGGTGACGACCCGGCCGTGCTCGGCGGCGACTTCTACGTCATGGCGAAGCTGGACGGCCTGATCCTGCGCGGCGACCTGCCCGCCGGTCTCGAGCTGAGCCCGGAGCGGGCGCGCGAGCTGTCCGGCAAGGTGGTCGACCGGCTGGTGGACCTGCACGCCGTCGACGTCGAAGCCGCGGGACTGGCGGACCTCGGCAAGGGCGCGGGCTACGTCTCGCGGCAGATCCGCGGCTGGTCGGACCGGTACGTCGCGGCGCGCACGGACAACGTCGGCGACTTCGCCGAGGTCCGCGCGTGGCTGGCGGACAACCAGCCGGCCGAGGTCAGGATCTGCCTGATCCACAACGACTACCGCCTCGACAACCTCGTCCTGGACGGCCCGTCGACGCTGAACATCACCGGCGTGCTCGACTGGGAGATGGCCACGCTCGGCGACCCGCTGATGGAGCTGGGCAGCACACTGGCCTACTGGGTCCAGGCCGACGACGACGAGGTCATGCGGGCCGGCCGCCGCCAGCCGACGCACTTGCCGGGCATGCTCACGCGCGAAGAGTTCGTCGCGCGCTACGCCGGGAAGACCGGGCTCGCGGTCGGGGACTGGCGGTTCTACGAGGTCTACGGCCTGTTCCGGCTCGCCGCGGTGCTGCAGCAGCTGTACCGGCGCTACCACGACGGTGCCACGCGCAACCCGGCGTTCAAGGACTTCTGGCAGTTCGTCGGTTACCTCGACTGGCGCTGCCGCGAGATCATCGCGAAGGGACGTGGCTGA
- a CDS encoding histidine phosphatase family protein: protein MGAIYLVRHGQASFGASDYDALSPRGFEQSTVVGAELLRRNVSFSRIRSGTLARQRDTAATALKVLGTDVPVVEDPRWNEYDHVDIARHHAGGAPQEDSRAYQGVLDAALTAWTAAGADGPCAETWPAFLARCRGALEDLVTSLGKGEHALVFTSGGVIATLCGLLLGTPETGLLKLNRVTVNGGITKLVSGRGGVTLLSFNEHPHFEADAAQLLTYR, encoded by the coding sequence GTGGGCGCGATCTACCTGGTCCGGCACGGGCAGGCGTCCTTCGGCGCGTCCGACTACGACGCGCTGTCGCCGCGTGGCTTCGAGCAGTCCACTGTGGTCGGTGCGGAACTGCTGCGGCGCAACGTCTCCTTCAGCCGGATCCGGTCGGGGACGCTGGCGCGGCAGCGGGACACCGCGGCCACGGCGCTGAAGGTCCTCGGCACCGACGTGCCGGTGGTCGAGGACCCGCGCTGGAACGAGTACGACCACGTCGACATCGCCCGGCACCACGCCGGCGGCGCGCCGCAGGAGGACTCCCGCGCCTACCAAGGCGTCCTGGACGCCGCCCTCACGGCGTGGACGGCGGCCGGCGCGGACGGGCCGTGCGCCGAGACGTGGCCCGCCTTCCTCGCGCGCTGCCGCGGTGCCCTCGAAGACCTGGTGACGTCGCTGGGCAAGGGCGAGCACGCGCTGGTGTTCACCTCCGGCGGCGTGATCGCGACGCTCTGCGGCCTGCTGCTGGGGACGCCCGAAACCGGGCTGCTCAAGCTCAACCGCGTCACGGTCAACGGCGGGATCACGAAGCTGGTGTCCGGGCGCGGCGGAGTCACGCTCTTGTCGTTCAACGAGCATCCGCACTTCGAAGCGGACGCCGCCCAGCTGCTCACCTACCGGTAG
- a CDS encoding SMP-30/gluconolactonase/LRE family protein, which produces MRFGEVTLFPVNGHGPEDVVVDGEGRIYTGVDDGRILRLSPDGKRIDVIADTGGRPLGLELYGEDELLVCDARAGLLVVPLPGGAVTTLATSALGLDFVFCNNAAVAADGTVYFTDSSRRFGIDRWRADLIEQTAGGRLLRRTPDGKIDLLLDGLQFANGVALAPDESFVAVAETGAFRVSRVWLDDGRTDVLADGLWGFPDNISTGSDGLIWITQASPRVPALDVARRLPPFLRAGIRALPASLQPRPGREVGVLGVTADGAVARELRGEIPGFHMLVGVREWRGRLYFGSLEESAIAVTASIG; this is translated from the coding sequence ATGCGGTTCGGCGAAGTCACGCTCTTCCCGGTGAACGGGCACGGCCCCGAAGACGTCGTGGTCGACGGCGAAGGCCGGATCTACACCGGCGTCGACGACGGGCGGATCCTGCGGCTGTCGCCCGACGGCAAACGCATCGACGTCATCGCCGACACCGGCGGCCGCCCGCTCGGGCTGGAGCTGTACGGCGAAGACGAGCTGCTGGTCTGCGACGCCCGCGCGGGCCTGCTGGTGGTCCCGCTTCCGGGTGGCGCGGTGACGACCCTGGCCACGTCCGCGCTGGGGCTGGACTTCGTGTTCTGCAACAACGCGGCGGTGGCGGCGGACGGCACGGTGTACTTCACGGACTCCTCACGCCGGTTCGGCATCGACCGGTGGCGTGCCGACCTGATCGAGCAGACCGCGGGCGGCCGGCTCCTGCGCCGCACCCCGGACGGGAAGATCGACCTGCTGCTCGACGGCCTCCAGTTCGCGAACGGCGTCGCGCTGGCCCCGGACGAGTCGTTCGTCGCGGTGGCCGAGACGGGCGCGTTCCGGGTGTCCCGGGTCTGGCTGGACGACGGCCGCACGGACGTGCTCGCCGACGGGCTGTGGGGCTTCCCGGACAACATCTCGACGGGCTCGGACGGGCTGATCTGGATCACGCAGGCGTCCCCGCGGGTGCCGGCACTGGACGTGGCCCGCCGGCTGCCGCCGTTCCTGCGGGCGGGGATCCGGGCGCTTCCGGCGTCGCTGCAGCCGCGGCCGGGCCGCGAAGTGGGCGTGCTGGGCGTGACGGCCGACGGTGCGGTGGCGCGGGAACTGCGCGGCGAGATCCCGGGTTTCCACATGCTGGTGGGCGTCCGCGAATGGCGGGGCAGGCTGTATTTCGGCTCGCTGGAGGAGTCGGCGATCGCGGTGACGGCTAGCATCGGGTGA
- a CDS encoding VOC family protein, with product MLTNLRFEARLPTQDLARARRWYREKLGLEPAEEREGGLRYEGVSGVFCLYASSGASDGSFTQVAFYVDDLDETVAALRDRGVVFEDYGDGAIVEIRGNYPSKGTGERAAWFRDSEGNLIGLGEIVP from the coding sequence ATGCTGACCAACCTGCGCTTCGAAGCCCGCCTCCCGACGCAGGACCTGGCCCGCGCCCGCCGCTGGTACCGCGAGAAGCTGGGCCTCGAGCCGGCGGAGGAGCGCGAAGGCGGCCTGCGGTACGAGGGTGTTTCGGGCGTGTTCTGCCTGTATGCGTCGTCGGGCGCGTCCGACGGGTCGTTCACGCAGGTGGCGTTCTACGTCGACGACCTCGACGAGACGGTCGCGGCGCTGCGGGACCGTGGCGTGGTGTTCGAGGATTACGGGGACGGCGCAATCGTGGAGATCCGCGGCAACTACCCGAGCAAGGGCACGGGCGAGCGCGCGGCCTGGTTCCGCGACAGCGAAGGCAACCTCATCGGCCTCGGTGAGATCGTGCCCTAG
- a CDS encoding enoyl-CoA hydratase family protein: MSPFRATAPLTKEWEHFEFTVSGGVATVTFTRPDKLNALTFDVYADLRDLVTELPQHEDVRVLVITGRGRGFCSGGDVEEIIGELQKFETAQLLEFTRMTGAVVKALRECPLPVIAAVNGVAAGAGSVIALASDFRLLAESAKFAFLFTKVGLAGADMGSAYLLPRLVGLGRATELLILGDKIPAARAAEIGLASQVVPDDELASTASALARRLADGPALAYATTKVLLTRELDMDLGSAIELEAITQALLMTAKDHKEFYAAWTAGREPRWTGR; the protein is encoded by the coding sequence ATGAGCCCGTTCCGCGCGACCGCGCCCCTGACGAAGGAGTGGGAGCACTTCGAGTTCACGGTGTCCGGCGGGGTGGCGACCGTGACGTTCACCCGCCCGGACAAGCTGAACGCGCTGACCTTCGACGTCTACGCCGACCTGCGCGACCTGGTCACCGAGCTGCCGCAGCACGAGGACGTGCGGGTGCTGGTGATCACCGGGCGGGGCCGCGGCTTCTGCTCCGGCGGCGACGTCGAGGAGATCATCGGCGAGCTGCAGAAGTTCGAGACGGCGCAGCTGCTGGAGTTCACGCGCATGACGGGCGCGGTGGTGAAGGCGCTGCGCGAGTGCCCGCTGCCGGTGATCGCGGCGGTCAACGGCGTCGCGGCGGGCGCGGGCTCGGTGATCGCGCTGGCCAGCGACTTCCGCCTGCTGGCCGAGTCGGCGAAGTTCGCGTTCCTGTTCACGAAGGTCGGCCTGGCCGGCGCGGACATGGGCTCGGCGTACCTGCTGCCCCGCCTGGTCGGCCTGGGCCGCGCGACGGAGCTGCTGATCCTGGGCGACAAGATCCCGGCGGCGCGCGCGGCGGAGATCGGGCTGGCTTCCCAGGTGGTCCCGGACGACGAGCTGGCCTCGACGGCGTCGGCGTTGGCGCGCCGCCTGGCGGACGGCCCGGCACTGGCGTACGCGACGACGAAGGTGCTGCTGACCCGGGAGCTGGACATGGACCTGGGCAGCGCGATCGAGCTGGAGGCGATCACGCAGGCGCTGCTGATGACGGCCAAGGACCACAAGGAGTTCTACGCGGCGTGGACGGCCGGGCGGGAACCCCGCTGGACGGGCCGCTAG
- a CDS encoding SDR family NAD(P)-dependent oxidoreductase produces MSRLVVVTGGTRGIGAAIAARFRAAGDEVRAPGRAECDVTDERAVTDYFASAGPVDVLVNNAGISSSAPAAKTSLDDWRGQFEVNATGAFLCTRAVLPGMRERDRGRIVTVASTASHAGYRYTAGYTASKHAAVGLMRAVAAELAGTGVTANAVCPAFVRTGMTAASVARIRERTGRDPAEAEAALAAASPLGRLLEPEEVAFAVAFLAAPEAAAINGQTLVLDGGGIQK; encoded by the coding sequence GTGAGCCGCCTGGTCGTCGTCACGGGCGGCACGCGCGGCATCGGCGCGGCGATCGCCGCCCGGTTCCGCGCCGCGGGCGACGAGGTGCGCGCGCCCGGCCGCGCCGAATGCGACGTCACCGACGAGCGGGCCGTGACGGATTACTTCGCGTCGGCGGGGCCGGTGGACGTGCTGGTGAACAACGCCGGGATCTCCTCGAGCGCGCCGGCGGCCAAGACGTCGCTCGACGACTGGCGCGGGCAGTTCGAGGTGAACGCGACCGGCGCGTTCCTGTGCACCCGGGCGGTGCTGCCGGGGATGCGTGAGCGCGACCGCGGCCGGATCGTCACGGTCGCGTCGACGGCGTCCCACGCCGGCTACCGCTACACGGCCGGGTACACGGCGTCGAAGCACGCCGCGGTCGGGCTGATGCGCGCGGTCGCGGCGGAACTGGCGGGCACCGGCGTCACGGCGAACGCGGTGTGCCCGGCGTTCGTGCGCACCGGCATGACGGCGGCGTCGGTGGCGCGGATCCGCGAACGCACGGGCCGCGATCCCGCCGAAGCGGAGGCGGCGCTGGCGGCGGCGTCCCCGCTCGGCAGGCTGCTCGAACCGGAGGAGGTGGCGTTCGCCGTCGCCTTCCTGGCGGCGCCGGAAGCCGCCGCGATCAACGGCCAGACCCTCGTACTCGACGGCGGAGGAATCCAGAAATGA
- a CDS encoding benzoate-CoA ligase family protein: protein MSEPFNLATHFLDRHVTEGRGERTALLVGDRAVSYAELARLANRVGNVLRDAGVRRGQRVLLALSDGDEFVATWYGAQKIGAVTAEVYPFLQPKDYAYYLGYTEAVAVIADAVTLPALRAAGARNLLVTGVPEHELRPGERPFRTLVDAAPDVLEAAPTTVDDIGIWKFTTGSTGAPKACVHPLRSPLESFERYAVQVLGLREGDRILAVPKLFFGYARDLVALFPFGVGAAGIAFAERSTADLIFALIAKYRPTVLVNVPTMMSAMVAHPAAAGQDLGCLRMTTSAGEALPSQLHRKWDATFGVPVVDGIGSSEAYHIYLSNRPGEAKIGTLGTPVPGYTAQVVDELGNPLPDGEIGPLRVTGPTIALEYHGDPEKSAKTFDGDTLTSGDLFSRDAGGFFRHHGRADALLKVGGVFVAPGEIEDCLLGHPAVLDCAVVGHETGGLVVPRAYVVLRGDAEVAADELKDHAKAHLAKHKYPREVVFMTELPRTANGKLDRRALAARS, encoded by the coding sequence GTGAGTGAGCCGTTCAACCTCGCCACCCACTTCCTCGACCGGCACGTCACCGAGGGCCGCGGCGAGCGGACCGCCCTGCTGGTCGGCGACCGCGCGGTCAGCTACGCCGAGCTGGCCCGGCTGGCCAACCGCGTCGGCAACGTGCTGCGTGACGCCGGTGTCCGAAGAGGACAGCGGGTGCTGCTGGCGTTGAGCGACGGCGACGAGTTCGTCGCCACCTGGTACGGCGCGCAGAAGATCGGCGCGGTCACCGCCGAGGTCTACCCGTTCCTGCAGCCCAAGGACTACGCGTACTACCTCGGCTACACCGAAGCCGTCGCGGTGATCGCGGACGCCGTCACGCTGCCCGCCCTGCGCGCGGCGGGTGCGCGGAACCTGCTGGTCACCGGCGTACCGGAGCACGAGCTGCGACCCGGCGAGCGTCCATTCCGGACACTCGTCGACGCGGCACCGGACGTCCTCGAAGCCGCACCGACCACAGTGGACGACATCGGCATCTGGAAGTTCACCACCGGCAGCACCGGCGCGCCCAAGGCGTGCGTGCACCCGCTGCGCAGCCCGCTCGAAAGCTTCGAGCGGTACGCGGTCCAGGTGCTCGGGCTGCGGGAGGGCGACCGGATCCTGGCCGTGCCGAAGCTGTTCTTCGGGTACGCGCGCGACCTGGTGGCGCTGTTCCCGTTCGGGGTCGGCGCGGCCGGGATCGCCTTCGCCGAACGCAGCACGGCCGACCTGATCTTCGCGCTGATCGCGAAGTACCGCCCGACCGTCCTGGTCAACGTGCCGACCATGATGAGCGCGATGGTCGCGCACCCGGCCGCGGCCGGGCAGGACCTCGGCTGCCTGCGGATGACGACGTCGGCGGGCGAAGCACTGCCCTCGCAGCTGCACCGGAAGTGGGACGCGACGTTCGGGGTGCCGGTCGTGGACGGGATCGGCTCGTCGGAGGCGTACCACATCTACCTGTCGAACCGGCCGGGCGAGGCGAAGATCGGCACGCTCGGCACGCCCGTGCCCGGGTACACCGCCCAGGTCGTCGACGAGCTGGGAAACCCGTTGCCGGACGGGGAGATCGGGCCGCTGCGGGTGACCGGTCCGACGATCGCGCTGGAATACCACGGCGACCCGGAGAAGTCCGCGAAGACGTTCGACGGCGACACGCTCACCTCCGGCGACCTGTTCAGCCGGGACGCCGGCGGGTTCTTCCGCCACCACGGCCGCGCCGACGCGCTGCTCAAGGTCGGCGGGGTGTTCGTCGCGCCCGGCGAGATCGAGGACTGCCTGCTCGGCCACCCGGCGGTGCTGGACTGCGCCGTGGTCGGGCACGAGACCGGCGGCCTGGTCGTGCCGCGCGCGTACGTCGTCCTGCGCGGTGATGCCGAGGTGGCGGCGGACGAGCTGAAAGACCACGCGAAAGCCCACCTGGCCAAGCACAAGTACCCCCGCGAGGTCGTGTTCATGACGGAACTTCCCCGTACCGCCAACGGAAAGCTCGACCGGCGCGCGCTGGCGGCCCGCTCGTGA
- a CDS encoding creatininase family protein, translating to MTYFADLSSPQVAALADGPRVPVLLLPLGAIEPHGPHAPLGTDPLISRGMCERAAERLAADEDVHVLVLPEVPYGVTRFAAGFAGGVHIGEETLHSLLVDVGSALIGQRLRRILLVNNHFEPAHLVTLRRAAETLNFAYDGRVALLDLVRRRHARRLTEEFRSGECHAGRYETSLVLADRPELVDQALMRTLPHVPVSLAAAPGDGGFQAMGMTEAYCGKPAEATAEEGTETFSTLTDLLVEAIRELAGE from the coding sequence GTGACGTACTTCGCGGACCTCAGCTCGCCGCAGGTCGCCGCGCTCGCGGACGGCCCCCGCGTCCCGGTGCTGCTGCTGCCGCTGGGCGCGATCGAGCCGCACGGCCCGCACGCGCCGCTGGGCACCGACCCGCTGATTTCGCGCGGGATGTGCGAGCGCGCGGCCGAGCGGCTGGCGGCCGACGAGGACGTGCACGTCCTGGTCCTGCCCGAGGTGCCCTACGGCGTGACAAGGTTCGCGGCCGGGTTCGCCGGCGGCGTCCACATCGGCGAGGAGACGCTGCACTCGCTGCTGGTGGACGTCGGGTCCGCGCTGATCGGGCAGCGACTGCGCCGGATCCTGCTGGTCAACAACCACTTCGAGCCCGCGCACCTGGTCACGCTCCGGCGTGCGGCGGAGACGCTGAACTTCGCCTACGACGGGCGCGTCGCCCTGCTCGACCTGGTCCGGCGGCGGCACGCGCGGCGGCTGACCGAGGAGTTCCGGTCCGGCGAGTGCCACGCGGGCCGGTACGAGACGTCACTGGTGCTGGCCGACCGGCCGGAGCTGGTCGACCAGGCGCTGATGCGGACGTTGCCGCACGTGCCGGTCAGCCTGGCCGCCGCTCCCGGAGACGGCGGCTTCCAGGCCATGGGCATGACCGAGGCGTACTGCGGCAAGCCGGCCGAGGCGACCGCGGAAGAGGGCACCGAGACGTTCTCGACGTTGACCGACCTGCTGGTGGAAGCGATCCGGGAGCTGGCCGGTGAGTGA